A region of Lycium barbarum isolate Lr01 chromosome 1, ASM1917538v2, whole genome shotgun sequence DNA encodes the following proteins:
- the LOC132637480 gene encoding uncharacterized protein At5g39865, with protein MDRFRDEEEREIIHHKPKPSILNRSITVHNTQNPIQFPDKQPLYFYPSPPSFERNGSFKKQSTPNSFKGTVKKLCSLFESRKPLNLQPQTPTKPAKTVDSRVPSLPGTEDSVVIYFTSLRGIRRTFEDCYTARMILKSFRVKIDERDISMDSAYKKELQSVLGENNVTLPQVFVKGKYIGGAEVIKQLNEVGELSKLLRGLPLRPIGYTCEGCGDMRFLPCSNCDGSRKYFDEDEGQLKRCPECNENGLVRCPLCCS; from the coding sequence ATGGATCGTTTTAGGGATGAAGAAGAGCGAGAAATAATCCATCATAAACCAAAACCATCAATTCTCAATAGATCAATTACTGTTCACAACACCCAAAACCCAATTCAATTCCCTGATAAACAACCCCTTTATTTCTACCCATCACCTCCGTCATTTGAACGTAATGGGTCCTTCAAAAAGCAATCAACGCCCAATTCTTTCAAAGGAACCGTTAAAAAACTATGTTCCCTTTTCGAGTCTCGTAAACCCTTGAATTTACAGCCTCAAACCCCCACAAAACCTGCAAAAACCGTCGATTCGAGGGTTCCATCGTTGCCTGGAACGGAGGACAGTGTCGTAATTTACTTTACGAGTCTTCGTGGGATTCGGAGAACTTTCGAGGATTGTTATACTGCTAGAATGATCTTGAAGAGTTTTCGGGTGAAAATCGATGAAAGGGATATATCGATGGATAGTGCGTATAAGAAGGAATTACAGAGTGTTTTGGGTGAAAATAATGTAACTTTACCGCAAGTTTTCGTTAAAGGGAAGTACATTGGTGGAGCTGAAGTGATTAAGCAATTAAATGAAGTGGGGGAGTTGTCGAAATTGTTAAGAGGACTTCCACTTAGGCCAATTGGGTATACTTGTGAAGGATGTGGGGATATGCGGTTTTTACCTTGCTCGAATTGTGATGGAAGTCGGAAATATTTCGATGAGGATGAAGGACAGCTTAAGAGATGTCCCGAGTGCAATGAGAACGGGTTGGTTCGTTGCCCTCTTTGTTGTTCTTGA